In Gemmobacter sp., a single genomic region encodes these proteins:
- a CDS encoding hydantoinase B/oxoprolinase family protein, with the protein MKTSPVQLEIFRNRFQAIVEEMASVTLRTGFTVFVKETSDFGACLVAPSGEVLAAPTEASVSLMVGLPGWEAIGAFDHYEEGDVCISNDPDTTRGLSTHLPDLWVWRPIFVEGEILAFAFNFIHSSDVGGRVPGSISPVASDVWQEGLRIPPLKLVKAGKLNDDIVKIILTNCRIPDGNWGDIKAELASLATADRRVRELATRYGREAVRDGITDLLDSAEARARKIIGTIPDGRYSASDYMEIEVGVSRPIRINLTMEVRGEEIFLDFTGSDLQVRAAFNLPTYGQPGHYMMSLAMLNYFRTLDPEVPYNSGLTRPMKMHLPQGTILNPDPGRAYGVRAATFIRVMDCIMACLAQALPQATPAASAGAIAIVLLSNTDLATGARRITVAQPLSGGSGGRPRQDGIDGTSFTGGWLRNVPNEVLEAEMPVIVEEYGYATDSAAAGANRGGAAIRFRMRNLQAGTVLTARGLERFRFNAWGSHGGAAGSNTSVMLNPGKPGARSLGQLDLVELGAQEVVEFISPTGGGYGDPLRRPVQAVCDDVLDGYVSAAAAARDYGVVMAGDHPDTAATDARRAAMTPRSGIDKGAPRAAYEADWPEAVQDALIAALLARPAPVRDTLRGPLEAAVLAETRAGTPPDAARIATLIDQLTGEPA; encoded by the coding sequence ATGAAAACCTCGCCGGTCCAGCTGGAGATCTTCCGCAACCGCTTTCAGGCCATCGTCGAGGAAATGGCCTCGGTCACGCTGCGCACGGGGTTCACGGTCTTCGTCAAGGAAACCTCGGATTTCGGCGCCTGTCTTGTCGCCCCCTCGGGCGAGGTGCTGGCCGCCCCGACCGAGGCGTCGGTCAGCCTGATGGTCGGCCTGCCGGGGTGGGAGGCGATCGGGGCCTTTGACCATTACGAGGAAGGCGACGTCTGCATCTCGAACGATCCCGACACCACGCGGGGCCTGTCGACGCACCTGCCCGACCTGTGGGTCTGGCGGCCGATCTTTGTCGAAGGCGAGATCCTGGCCTTTGCCTTCAACTTCATCCATTCGTCTGACGTGGGCGGGCGGGTGCCGGGATCCATCTCTCCGGTGGCCAGCGACGTCTGGCAGGAAGGGCTGCGCATCCCGCCGCTGAAACTGGTCAAGGCGGGCAAGCTGAACGACGATATCGTCAAGATCATCCTGACCAACTGCCGCATTCCCGATGGCAACTGGGGGGATATCAAGGCCGAACTCGCCTCGCTGGCCACGGCAGACCGGCGGGTGCGCGAACTGGCCACTCGATACGGCCGCGAGGCGGTGCGCGATGGCATCACCGACCTTCTGGACAGCGCCGAGGCGCGGGCCCGCAAGATCATCGGCACCATCCCCGACGGGCGCTACAGCGCGTCGGATTATATGGAAATCGAGGTCGGCGTTTCCCGCCCGATCCGCATCAACCTGACCATGGAAGTGCGGGGCGAGGAGATATTCCTGGACTTCACCGGATCCGATCTACAGGTGCGGGCGGCATTCAACCTGCCCACCTATGGCCAGCCGGGGCATTACATGATGTCGCTGGCGATGCTGAACTATTTCCGCACGCTGGACCCCGAGGTGCCCTATAACTCGGGCCTGACCCGCCCGATGAAGATGCATCTGCCGCAGGGCACCATCCTGAACCCCGATCCCGGCCGCGCCTATGGCGTGCGGGCGGCAACCTTTATCCGGGTGATGGATTGCATCATGGCCTGTCTGGCGCAGGCCCTGCCGCAGGCAACGCCGGCGGCCAGCGCGGGGGCCATTGCCATCGTGCTGCTGTCGAACACCGATCTGGCCACCGGCGCGCGGCGGATCACCGTGGCACAGCCGTTATCGGGCGGGTCGGGCGGCCGGCCACGGCAGGATGGCATCGACGGCACCAGCTTTACCGGCGGCTGGCTGCGCAACGTCCCGAACGAGGTGCTGGAGGCGGAAATGCCCGTCATCGTCGAGGAATATGGCTATGCCACCGACAGTGCGGCGGCGGGTGCCAACCGGGGCGGCGCCGCGATCCGGTTCCGCATGCGCAACCTGCAAGCAGGCACGGTGCTGACCGCGCGTGGGCTGGAGCGGTTCCGCTTCAACGCCTGGGGCAGCCATGGCGGGGCGGCCGGGTCCAACACTTCGGTCATGCTGAACCCCGGCAAGCCGGGCGCGCGCAGTCTGGGGCAGCTGGATCTGGTGGAACTGGGCGCGCAGGAGGTGGTCGAATTCATCTCGCCCACCGGCGGCGGCTATGGCGACCCGCTGCGCCGCCCGGTACAGGCGGTTTGCGATGATGTGCTGGACGGCTATGTCAGCGCGGCGGCTGCGGCGCGCGACTATGGCGTGGTGATGGCAGGCGACCACCCCGACACCGCCGCGACCGATGCCCGCCGCGCCGCCATGACCCCGCGCAGCGGGATCGACAAGGGCGCCCCCCGCGCGGCCTACGAGGCCGACTGGCCCGAGGCGGTGCAGGATGCGCTGATCGCCGCGCTGCTGGCCCGCCCTGCCCCGGTGCGCGATACCCTGCGCGGCCCGCTGGAGGCGGCGGTGCTGGCCGAAACCCGCGCCGGCACCCCGCCCGATGCCGCCCGCATCGCCACCCTGATCGACCAGCTGACAGGAGAGCCGGCATGA
- a CDS encoding hydantoinase/oxoprolinase family protein — MTTTRPTYRLGIDIGGTFTDLALVDEATGRMISFKTPSVPHDPAQAILNGVIELRDKHGIDPAGIGYFVHGTTLGLNTLLQRNGDRTGLLVTRGFRDLLEIGRLRLPDPTNYYVERIKPLVARRDVRELDERLDIHGRILTPLDLAQVEQAAADLMAQGVNSVAVVLMHAYRNPAHEQAVTAHLRARFPDLYVCASHEIWPQQREYERGLVTTINAYIGKRMKRYFDRLHEGMAQVGLTARLMTTKSNGGIMTAAVAADAPVETLLSGPASGAMGALAVGRLSGHDRLIGFDMGGTSVDVAIVDGDVLYSNESQVGDFPIIMPTVDISSIGAGGGSIAWLDGSGILKVGPQSAGAVPGPAAYGVGGDKPTVTDAYVRIGLFAKDRVLGGGLRLDPARAEAALQTLAGPMGLTTAEVAQGILDVTTANMFAQFMPLMARKGLDPRDFKLLAYGGGGAQHAFLLAREVGVEAVLVPASPGTLCAQGSLGADLRQDFIRTLPPGSHGDVDQMAAAFDALSAEARAWLADQPVRMTSTDIRLAADMRYHGQSFDLTVPVPTAGSFDAAGLAALKAAFHAAYEVIYGFSDAAGAVEITNARVTVLGVTPKAPPPARIAQVAHGTAPVPRLTGPLIELGQEVTAAFYDRTTLCAGHVFDGPAVVEAFDTTIYVPGDFTAEIDAHGNLIGRLRATAATRPQGDIA; from the coding sequence ATGACAACGACGCGTCCGACCTATCGCCTTGGCATCGACATTGGCGGCACCTTCACCGACCTTGCGCTGGTCGACGAGGCCACGGGCCGCATGATCAGCTTCAAGACGCCCTCGGTGCCGCACGATCCGGCGCAGGCCATCCTGAACGGCGTGATCGAGCTGCGCGACAAGCACGGCATCGACCCGGCCGGAATCGGCTATTTCGTGCATGGCACCACGCTGGGGCTGAACACGCTGCTGCAACGGAACGGCGACCGCACCGGCCTGCTGGTGACGCGCGGTTTCCGCGACCTGCTGGAAATCGGCCGCCTGCGCCTGCCCGACCCGACGAACTATTACGTCGAACGCATCAAGCCGCTGGTCGCGCGCCGCGATGTGCGGGAACTGGATGAACGGCTGGACATCCACGGCCGCATCCTGACCCCGCTGGATCTGGCACAGGTGGAACAGGCGGCGGCGGATCTGATGGCGCAGGGGGTGAATTCGGTGGCGGTGGTGCTGATGCACGCCTACCGCAACCCGGCGCATGAACAGGCGGTCACCGCCCATCTGCGCGCGCGGTTCCCCGACCTGTATGTCTGCGCCAGCCACGAGATCTGGCCGCAGCAGCGCGAATACGAACGCGGGCTGGTGACCACGATCAACGCCTATATCGGCAAGCGGATGAAGCGGTATTTCGACCGCCTGCACGAAGGCATGGCGCAGGTCGGCCTGACCGCGCGGCTGATGACCACCAAATCCAACGGCGGCATCATGACCGCCGCCGTTGCCGCCGATGCGCCGGTGGAAACGCTGCTGTCGGGCCCCGCGTCGGGCGCCATGGGGGCGCTGGCGGTGGGCCGGCTGTCGGGGCATGACCGGCTGATCGGGTTCGACATGGGCGGCACCTCGGTGGATGTGGCGATCGTCGATGGCGATGTGCTGTATTCCAACGAAAGCCAGGTGGGGGATTTTCCCATCATCATGCCGACCGTCGATATTTCGTCCATCGGCGCCGGGGGCGGGTCGATTGCCTGGCTGGACGGATCGGGGATCCTGAAGGTGGGGCCGCAAAGCGCGGGCGCCGTGCCGGGGCCGGCGGCCTATGGCGTGGGCGGCGACAAGCCGACGGTGACCGATGCCTATGTGCGCATCGGCCTGTTTGCCAAGGACCGGGTGCTGGGCGGCGGCCTGCGGCTGGACCCTGCCCGCGCCGAGGCGGCGTTGCAGACGCTGGCCGGCCCCATGGGCCTGACCACGGCCGAGGTGGCGCAGGGCATTCTGGATGTGACAACGGCGAACATGTTCGCCCAGTTCATGCCGCTGATGGCCCGCAAGGGGCTGGACCCGCGCGATTTCAAGCTGCTGGCCTATGGCGGCGGCGGGGCGCAGCATGCCTTTCTGCTGGCCCGCGAAGTGGGGGTCGAGGCGGTGCTGGTCCCCGCCTCGCCCGGCACGCTATGCGCGCAGGGGTCGCTGGGCGCCGATCTGCGGCAGGATTTCATCCGCACCCTGCCGCCCGGCAGCCATGGCGATGTGGACCAGATGGCCGCCGCCTTTGACGCCCTGTCGGCCGAGGCGCGGGCCTGGCTGGCCGACCAGCCGGTGCGCATGACGTCAACCGACATCCGGCTGGCGGCCGACATGCGCTATCATGGCCAGTCGTTCGACCTGACCGTGCCGGTGCCCACCGCCGGCAGTTTCGATGCGGCGGGGCTGGCGGCGCTGAAGGCCGCCTTCCATGCCGCCTACGAGGTGATCTACGGCTTTTCCGATGCCGCCGGTGCGGTGGAAATCACCAATGCCCGCGTCACCGTGCTGGGCGTCACGCCCAAGGCGCCGCCGCCTGCCCGCATCGCGCAGGTGGCCCATGGCACCGCGCCGGTGCCGCGCCTGACCGGCCCGCTGATCGAACTGGGCCAAGAGGTGACGGCCGCCTTCTACGACCGCACCACGCTGTGCGCCGGCCATGTGTTCGACGGCCCCGCCGTGGTCGAGGCATTTGATACCACGATCTACGTTCCCGGCGATTTCACCGCCGAGATCGACGCCCATGGCAACCTGATCGGCCGCCTGCGCGCTACGGCCGCCACCCGCCCGCAGGGGGACATCGCATGA
- a CDS encoding ABC transporter permease → MPDSALKTWALRLTLIAVVAFMLAPILIVVVNSFNTSPHSAWPPEGFTLDWYRHVLANPQFRAGAVNSLIIGVISTLLVLVLGTPIAYALARYRMRGMAALRATLFAPLVVPRVAIGFALFVLFIVAGRGLYGSFTGVILAHAILMLPFVVAILTASFGEVDPIVEEAARDLGATPLTAFRRVVLPQIGGALLVSGIFAFITSFDEVETTIFIVRPAVNTLPVAMYHHLEQYQDPTLAALSTLLIVFTFVIVLIVPFAVRGNALLKMMGSGRH, encoded by the coding sequence ATGCCGGATTCCGCCTTGAAAACCTGGGCGCTGCGGCTGACGCTGATCGCCGTGGTCGCCTTCATGCTGGCGCCGATCCTGATCGTGGTGGTCAACAGCTTCAACACCTCGCCCCACAGCGCCTGGCCGCCCGAAGGGTTCACGCTGGACTGGTATCGCCATGTGCTGGCCAATCCGCAGTTCCGCGCCGGGGCGGTGAACTCGTTGATCATCGGGGTGATTTCCACCCTGCTGGTGCTGGTGCTGGGCACGCCCATCGCCTATGCGCTGGCCCGCTACCGGATGCGCGGCATGGCGGCGCTGCGGGCCACGCTGTTCGCGCCATTGGTGGTGCCGCGGGTGGCGATCGGCTTTGCGCTGTTCGTGCTGTTCATCGTGGCGGGGCGTGGGCTGTATGGCAGCTTCACCGGGGTGATCCTGGCCCATGCCATCCTGATGCTGCCCTTTGTCGTCGCCATCCTGACCGCCAGCTTCGGCGAGGTGGACCCCATCGTCGAGGAAGCCGCCCGCGACCTGGGCGCCACGCCGCTGACCGCCTTCCGCCGCGTGGTGCTGCCGCAGATCGGCGGGGCGCTGCTGGTATCGGGCATCTTCGCCTTCATCACCTCGTTCGACGAGGTGGAGACCACGATCTTCATCGTCCGTCCGGCCGTGAACACCCTGCCGGTCGCGATGTATCACCATCTGGAACAATATCAGGATCCGACGCTGGCCGCGCTTTCGACGCTGCTGATCGTCTTTACCTTTGTCATCGTGCTGATCGTGCCCTTTGCGGTGCGCGGCAATGCCTTGCTGAAGATGATGGGATCCGGGAGACACTGA
- a CDS encoding ABC transporter permease, whose protein sequence is MTSVAAPRAAMPRWLRLTLLLGPGFFLVVLPFVGAMVMLGAYGLNYRNANGMGFGLSIWTEFLTDGFNWLVLWNSVRIAGLATIFTLLLAYPTAAALLRVKNPVWRAFAYISLFSPLLMSVVSRSYGWLLLLADNGFVNQIFGAVGLGPYRLIFNETGVIIAIVHVILPYAVLPILNIMTQVPPIYREAAQDLGAGGFTLFRRVTLPLTLPGVVVAAEIVFALSVSAFVTPSLLGGGRVLTLSRLVYDNIGLVQWGLAAVQAIVLLATALAVLFVFERVNRATHVGKEG, encoded by the coding sequence ATGACCAGCGTCGCAGCCCCCCGCGCCGCGATGCCGCGCTGGCTGCGGCTGACGCTGCTGCTGGGGCCGGGGTTCTTTCTGGTGGTGCTGCCCTTTGTCGGCGCCATGGTCATGCTGGGCGCCTATGGTCTGAACTATCGCAATGCCAATGGCATGGGCTTTGGCCTGTCGATCTGGACCGAATTCCTGACCGACGGGTTCAACTGGCTGGTGCTGTGGAATTCGGTGCGCATTGCCGGGCTGGCCACGATATTCACCCTGCTGCTGGCCTATCCCACCGCCGCCGCGCTGTTGCGGGTGAAGAACCCGGTCTGGCGGGCGTTCGCCTATATCTCGCTGTTCTCGCCCCTGCTGATGAGCGTGGTGTCCCGGTCTTATGGCTGGTTGCTGCTGCTGGCCGACAACGGGTTCGTCAACCAGATCTTCGGCGCGGTCGGCCTTGGGCCCTATCGGCTGATCTTCAACGAAACCGGGGTGATCATCGCCATCGTGCATGTGATCCTGCCCTATGCGGTGCTGCCGATCCTGAACATCATGACCCAGGTTCCCCCGATCTACCGCGAGGCGGCGCAGGATCTGGGCGCCGGCGGGTTCACGCTGTTCCGCCGGGTCACGCTGCCGCTGACCCTGCCGGGCGTCGTGGTGGCGGCGGAAATCGTGTTCGCCCTATCGGTCAGCGCCTTTGTCACCCCCAGCCTGCTGGGCGGCGGGCGGGTGCTGACGCTGTCGCGGCTGGTCTATGACAACATCGGGCTGGTGCAATGGGGGCTGGCGGCGGTGCAGGCCATCGTGCTGCTGGCCACCGCGCTGGCGGTGCTGTTCGTGTTCGAGCGGGTGAACCGCGCCACCCATGTCGGCAAGGAGGGCTAG
- a CDS encoding ABC transporter ATP-binding protein: MTDVLLRGVNKFFGTDQVVRDVDLAIEKGEFFSLLGPSGCGKTTTLRMIAGLETPSQGDVMIRGQRMNDVPINRRPTNLVFQKMALFPHLDVFENVAFGLRIKGLPGREITRKVGAMLEVVSLEGFEKRPATALSGGQQQRVAIARALVNEPAVLLLDEPLGALDLKLQLKLQRELRQIQKRTGTTFVYVTHNQAEALTMSDRLAVMNGGRIEQIGTPAEMYLRPATSFVASFIGRTNLIDVTVDAISGGHAQASTQGLHFALPATGHAVGETLPVSLRPERIELGATGLPATVTEAEFMGATVLYRLTLETGRVLLVQALADRAPLPEGARTHLSWAPDAAVPIRATTVSEDAE; encoded by the coding sequence ATGACCGATGTCCTGCTGCGTGGCGTGAACAAATTCTTCGGCACGGACCAGGTGGTCCGCGATGTCGACCTGGCCATCGAAAAGGGCGAGTTCTTTTCGCTGCTGGGCCCGTCGGGCTGCGGCAAGACAACGACCCTGCGGATGATCGCCGGGCTGGAAACCCCCAGCCAGGGCGATGTGATGATCCGCGGCCAGCGGATGAACGATGTGCCGATCAACCGGCGCCCCACCAACCTTGTGTTCCAGAAGATGGCGCTGTTCCCGCATCTGGACGTGTTCGAGAACGTGGCCTTTGGCCTGCGCATCAAGGGCCTGCCGGGGCGCGAGATCACCCGCAAGGTCGGCGCCATGCTGGAGGTGGTCAGCCTGGAGGGGTTTGAAAAACGCCCCGCAACCGCCCTGTCGGGCGGCCAGCAACAGCGGGTCGCCATCGCCCGGGCGCTGGTCAACGAACCGGCGGTCCTGCTGCTGGACGAACCCTTGGGCGCGCTGGATCTGAAATTGCAGCTGAAGCTGCAACGCGAACTGCGCCAGATCCAGAAGCGCACCGGCACGACCTTTGTCTATGTCACCCATAATCAGGCCGAGGCGCTGACCATGTCGGACCGGCTGGCAGTGATGAACGGCGGGCGCATCGAACAGATCGGCACCCCGGCGGAAATGTATCTGCGCCCGGCCACCAGTTTCGTGGCCAGCTTCATCGGCCGCACCAACCTGATCGACGTGACGGTCGATGCCATATCGGGCGGTCACGCGCAGGCCAGCACGCAGGGGCTGCACTTTGCCCTGCCGGCCACCGGCCATGCGGTGGGCGAAACGCTGCCCGTCTCGCTGCGCCCAGAACGGATCGAGCTGGGCGCGACCGGCCTGCCCGCCACCGTGACCGAGGCCGAGTTCATGGGCGCGACCGTCCTCTATCGCCTGACGCTGGAGACGGGCCGCGTGCTGCTGGTGCAGGCGCTGGCCGACCGGGCGCCGCTGCCCGAAGGCGCGCGCACGCATCTGTCCTGGGCGCCCGACGCGGCCGTGCCCATTCGCGCCACCACCGTGTCGGAGGATGCGGAATGA
- a CDS encoding ABC transporter substrate-binding protein codes for MTTSLLTPSRRSLLAGGSALGLASMLPSFALAQDKVKLTQFIWTGAQEPTPRRIAAEYMAAHPNVTIEMIAGTNGATYPQLQASRDIDPKNPLLNLGFFNMDATARGRAVDLWLPITEANVPNVAHILPAYRQPNDLGAIFCMDVGGLAYNTGAFSTAPDSWEMIFDPALRGKVALFDSFWAGNAFSVMAKLRGGSEKDAEVAFELYEKAARDGQFHSLVTSNAQLQQLLVSGEVVLAPHFRGVVLPWAKGGAPIGYAVPKEGQVAFPEGFQLVNGSSDAQIAACHELLNISLSAENVLDYCVTAHVVPLTDNITLPAELADDPAIQPEAIAAAIQLDYAAIAANAAAWSQEWNRRVKANL; via the coding sequence ATGACGACCAGCCTGCTCACCCCCTCGCGTCGCTCTCTCCTTGCTGGCGGCTCGGCGCTGGGGCTGGCCTCGATGCTGCCTTCGTTCGCGCTCGCGCAAGACAAGGTGAAGCTGACCCAGTTCATCTGGACCGGCGCCCAGGAACCCACCCCGCGCCGCATCGCCGCCGAATACATGGCCGCCCATCCCAACGTCACCATCGAGATGATCGCCGGCACCAACGGCGCCACCTATCCGCAGCTTCAGGCCTCGCGCGATATCGACCCGAAGAATCCGCTGCTGAACCTGGGGTTCTTCAACATGGATGCCACCGCGCGCGGCCGCGCCGTGGACCTGTGGCTGCCGATCACCGAGGCGAACGTGCCGAACGTGGCGCATATCCTGCCGGCCTATCGCCAGCCGAACGACCTGGGCGCGATCTTCTGCATGGATGTGGGCGGCCTGGCCTATAACACGGGCGCCTTCAGCACCGCGCCCGACAGCTGGGAAATGATCTTTGACCCGGCGCTGCGCGGCAAGGTGGCGCTGTTCGACAGCTTCTGGGCCGGCAATGCCTTTTCCGTCATGGCGAAACTGCGCGGCGGCAGCGAAAAGGATGCCGAAGTGGCGTTCGAGCTGTATGAAAAGGCCGCGCGCGACGGGCAGTTCCATTCGCTGGTCACCTCGAACGCGCAGCTGCAACAGCTGCTGGTCTCGGGCGAGGTGGTGCTGGCGCCGCATTTCCGCGGCGTGGTGCTGCCCTGGGCCAAGGGTGGCGCGCCCATCGGCTATGCCGTCCCGAAAGAGGGTCAGGTCGCCTTCCCCGAGGGGTTCCAGCTGGTCAACGGCAGTTCCGATGCGCAGATCGCGGCCTGCCACGAGTTGCTGAACATCTCGCTGTCGGCGGAAAACGTGCTGGATTACTGCGTCACCGCCCATGTCGTGCCGCTGACCGACAACATCACCCTGCCCGCCGAACTGGCCGACGATCCCGCGATCCAGCCCGAGGCGATCGCGGCGGCGATCCAGCTGGATTACGCGGCCATCGCGGCGAATGCTGCTGCCTGGTCGCAGGAATGGAACCGCCGGGTCAAGGCGAACCTCTGA
- a CDS encoding ATP-binding protein, with translation MQLTIAASLALIVGFMVFQLSFHPWQPDAHMYFFAAYAGISAFCNARAIVVYGVVVMLHHLILNFLLPHAVFLGGEDLGRVMLHAVVVMVQGVALVWLANLLVRTIEEADAANRAKTTFLANMSHEIRTPMNGVLGMAELLGETRLAPDQRSMLDTMRSSAVALLGVINDILDLARIESGKATLDPQPFDTAALLHRVEALHRVSAERKGVAFVLDMPAQDRTIRLGDETKLTQILNNLIGNAVKFTTAGAVRIAVDLSQDDRLIISITDTGIGMTPDQLARIFDEFEQADTSITRRFGGSGLGMPIVRRLVGMMGGDLQLRSTPGAGTTAHLSLPLPLSSLPAALRAGHTNTSRRRPSDLHLLVAEDNGTNTLILRAMLGALGVSADFVEDGAQAVAAWQPGKYDVLLLDISMPVLDGVSALAAIRGRAAATPGAAAPVAVAATANVMEDQVQGYLSAGFVAVLGKPYQKSDLEAVLERAICHIAERRMVA, from the coding sequence GTGCAGCTGACCATCGCGGCCAGTCTGGCGCTGATCGTCGGGTTCATGGTGTTCCAGCTGTCCTTTCACCCCTGGCAGCCCGATGCGCATATGTACTTCTTTGCCGCCTATGCCGGGATTTCCGCCTTTTGCAACGCGCGGGCCATCGTGGTGTATGGCGTGGTCGTCATGCTGCACCACCTGATCCTGAACTTCCTGCTGCCCCATGCCGTGTTCCTGGGGGGCGAGGATCTGGGCCGTGTCATGCTGCATGCCGTCGTGGTCATGGTGCAGGGGGTGGCGCTGGTCTGGCTGGCCAATCTGCTGGTCCGCACGATCGAGGAGGCGGATGCCGCCAACCGCGCCAAGACCACCTTCCTTGCCAACATGAGCCACGAGATTCGGACCCCGATGAACGGTGTTCTGGGCATGGCCGAACTGCTGGGCGAAACCCGGCTGGCCCCCGACCAGCGCAGCATGCTGGACACCATGCGCAGTTCGGCGGTGGCGCTGCTGGGGGTGATCAACGATATTCTCGATCTGGCCCGGATCGAGTCGGGCAAGGCCACGCTGGACCCCCAGCCCTTCGATACCGCCGCCCTGCTGCACCGGGTCGAGGCGCTGCACCGCGTCTCGGCCGAACGCAAGGGGGTGGCATTCGTGCTGGACATGCCGGCGCAGGACCGCACCATCCGGCTGGGCGACGAAACCAAGCTGACCCAGATCCTGAACAACCTGATCGGCAATGCGGTCAAGTTCACCACCGCGGGCGCGGTCCGCATTGCCGTGGACCTGTCGCAGGACGACCGGCTGATCATTTCCATCACCGATACCGGCATCGGCATGACGCCCGATCAGCTGGCGCGCATCTTTGACGAATTCGAACAGGCCGATACATCCATCACCCGGCGGTTCGGCGGATCGGGGCTGGGCATGCCCATCGTGCGGCGGCTGGTGGGCATGATGGGCGGCGATCTGCAACTGCGATCAACCCCCGGTGCGGGCACCACGGCCCACCTGTCGCTGCCCCTGCCGCTGTCCAGCCTGCCCGCCGCGCTGCGCGCCGGCCACACCAACACCTCGCGCCGCCGCCCAAGCGACCTGCACCTGCTGGTGGCCGAAGACAATGGCACCAACACGCTGATCCTGCGCGCCATGCTGGGCGCGCTGGGGGTGTCGGCCGATTTCGTCGAAGATGGCGCCCAGGCCGTCGCCGCCTGGCAGCCCGGCAAATATGACGTGCTGCTGCTGGATATCAGCATGCCGGTGCTGGACGGGGTCTCGGCGCTGGCCGCCATCCGCGGCCGCGCCGCGGCCACCCCCGGTGCCGCGGCGCCGGTGGCGGTTGCCGCCACCGCCAACGTGATGGAGGATCAGGTGCAGGGCTATCTGTCCGCCGGCTTCGTCGCTGTTCTGGGCAAGCCCTACCAGAAATCCGATCTGGAAGCTGTGCTGGAACGGGCGATCTGCCACATCGCCGAACGCCGCATGGTCGCCTGA
- a CDS encoding GntR family transcriptional regulator produces MAPKTASKGLQPILERQTVQDQVYAQLREALIAGAFEAKEAFTIAGLADRFHVSHMPVREALRRLAAESALRIAPSGTAYVPDLSAEELDDITRARVIIEGATAAIAFDHLDAADLAELSAIVARHHASGLAGDTPAMTAANREFHFYVYRAAQSPVLMSQIENLWLRSGPYVRILSDRMEQLLKTALRDSFTAHHDAACAALAAGDAVAFRAAVETDIQASHLLLRKLVAEAGAA; encoded by the coding sequence ATGGCACCAAAGACCGCTTCAAAAGGCCTGCAACCGATTCTGGAACGTCAGACCGTTCAGGATCAGGTCTATGCCCAACTGCGCGAGGCGTTGATCGCCGGCGCGTTCGAGGCGAAGGAGGCGTTCACCATCGCGGGCCTTGCCGACCGCTTCCATGTCTCGCACATGCCCGTGCGCGAGGCGCTGCGCCGCCTGGCCGCCGAAAGCGCGCTGCGCATCGCGCCATCGGGCACCGCCTATGTGCCCGACCTGTCGGCCGAGGAACTGGATGACATCACCCGCGCCCGGGTGATCATCGAAGGGGCGACGGCGGCCATCGCCTTTGACCATCTGGATGCCGCCGATCTGGCGGAACTGTCGGCCATTGTCGCGCGCCACCATGCCAGCGGGCTGGCCGGCGATACCCCCGCCATGACGGCGGCAAACCGCGAATTCCATTTCTACGTCTACCGCGCCGCGCAAAGCCCCGTGCTGATGAGCCAGATCGAAAACCTGTGGCTGCGCTCGGGACCCTATGTGCGCATCTTGTCCGACCGCATGGAACAGCTGCTGAAAACCGCGCTGCGCGACAGTTTCACCGCGCATCACGATGCGGCCTGCGCCGCGCTGGCCGCCGGCGATGCCGTGGCGTTCCGGGCTGCGGTGGAAACCGATATCCAGGCCTCGCACCTGTTGCTGCGCAAGCTGGTGGCCGAGGCCGGGGCCGCCTGA